A section of the Phacochoerus africanus isolate WHEZ1 chromosome 4, ROS_Pafr_v1, whole genome shotgun sequence genome encodes:
- the TRIM52 gene encoding E3 ubiquitin-protein ligase TRIM52, which yields MAATPSPMQTLQEEAVCAICLDYFKDPVSIGCGHNFCRGCVTQLWGKEDEEDRDEEEDEWEEDDEAVGAIGGWDNSIRQVLYQGNADEELFQDQEDDELWVGDAGVRNWDNMDYVWDQEEEEEEDRDYYLGGLRQDLRIDVYLEEEEEIVEEYDEDDEELYLDRHLPPPLAPPRQFTCPQCRKSFTRRSFRPNLQLANMVQIISQMCPTPNRGSRENDQGICSKHQEALKLFCEVDKEAICVVCRESRSHKQHSVVPLEEVAHEYKNLKDKTVGVYVGATVMASFRSESLSKVEENWHSRCSTAVTIQHRLPSICP from the exons ATGGCTGCTACTCCCAGTCCTATGCAGACACTTCAGGAGGAAGCGGTGTGTGCCATCTGCCTAGATTACTTCAAGGATCCTGTGTCCATCGGCTGTGGACACAACTTTTGCCGAGGGTGTGTGACTCAGCTGTGGGGCAAGGAAGATGAGGAAGACAGGGATGAAGAGGAAGATGAATGGGAGGAGGACGACGAGGCGGTGGGGGCCATCGGTGGATGGGACAACTCCATTCGACAGGTTTTATACCAGGGAAATGCTGACGAGGAGTTGTTCCAGGACCAAGAGGATGATGAGCTCTGGGTCGGTGACGCTGGTGTGAGGAATTGGGACAACATGGATTACGTGTGGgaccaggaggaagaagaggaagaagacaggGACTACTACTTGGGAGGCTTGAGACAAGACCTGAGAATTGATGTCTAcctggaagaagaggaggagatagTGGAAGAATACGATGAAGACGACGAAGAGCTGTATCTTGACAGGCATCTGCCTCCTCCCCTAGCCCCTCCACGGCAGTTCACCTGTCCCCAGTGCCGAAAAAGCTTTACACGTCGAAGCTTTCGTCCTAACTTGCAGCTGGCCAACATGGTCCAGATAATTAGCCAGATGTGTCCTACTCCTAATCGAGGGAGCAGAGAGAATGATCAGGGCATCTGTTCCAAACACCAAGAAGCCCTGAAACTCTTCTGTGAGGTGGACAAAGAGGCCATCTGTGTGGTGTGTCGGGAATCCAGGAGCCACAAACAGCACAGTGTGGTACCACTGGAGGAAGTGGCACATGAGTACAAG AACTTGAAGGACAAAACTGTAGGAGTATATGTTGGCGCAACTGTGATGGCAAGTTTTAGATCTGAGTCTTTGTCAAAAGTTGAAGAAAATTGGCATTCAAGATGTTCTACAGCAGTTACCATCCAGCATCGACTTCCATCAATCTGCCCATAA
- the RACK1 gene encoding receptor of activated protein C kinase 1 — MTEQMTLRGTLKGHNGWVTQIATTPQFPDMILSASRDKTIIMWKLTRDETNYGIPQRALRGHSHFVSDVVISSDGQFALSGSWDGTLRLWDLTTGTTTRRFVGHTKDVLSVAFSSDNRQIVSGSRDKTIKLWNTLGVCKYTVQDESHSEWVSCVRFSPNSSNPIIVSCGWDKLVKVWNLANCKLKTNHIGHTGYLNTVTVSPDGSLCASGGKDGQAMLWDLNEGKHLYTLDGGDIINALCFSPNRYWLCAATGPSIKIWDLEGKIIVDELKQEVISTSSKAEPPQCTSLAWSADGQTLFAGYTDNLVRVWQVTIGTR; from the exons ATGACTGAACAGATGACTCTCCGTGGCACCCTCAAGGGCCATAACGGCTGGGTGACCCAGATTGCTACCACTCCCCAGTTCCCGGACATGATACTGTCCGCTTCTCGAG ACAAGACCATCATCATGTGGAAGCTGACCAGAGATGAGACCAATTATGGAATCCCACAGCGTGCTCTTCGGGGTCACTCCCACTTTGTTAGTGATGTGGTCATCTCCTCAGATGGCCAGTTTGCCCTCTCGGGCTCCTGGGATGGAACCCTTCGCCTCTGGGATCTCACAAC GGGCACCACCACGCGCCGATTTGTAGGCCATACTAAGGATGTGCTGAGTGTGGCCTTCTCCTCTGACAACCGACAAATTGTCTCTGGCTCCCGAGATAAAACCATCAAGCTATGGAATACTCTGGGTGTGTGCAAATACACTGTCCAG GATGAGAGCCACTCAGAGTGGGTGTCTTGTGTCCGCTTCTCGCCCAACAGCAGCAATCCCATTATTGTTTCCTGTGGCTGGGACAAGCTGGTCAAG GTATGGAACTTGGCTAACTGCAAGCTGAAAACCAATCACATCGGCCACACAGGCTACCTGAACACTGTGACTGTCTCTCCAGATGGATCCCTCTGTGCTTCTGGAGGCAAG GATGGCCAGGCCATGTTGTGGGACCTTAATGAAGGCAAGCACCTTTACACGCTAGATGGTGGTGACATCATCAATGCCCTGTGCTTCAGTCCCAATCGCTACTGGCTCTGTGCTGCTACAGGCCCTAGCATCAAGATCTGG GACTTGGAGGGCAAGATCATTGTAGATGAACTGAAGCAGGAAGTTATCAGTACCAGTAGTAAAGCAGAACCGCCCCAGTGTACCTCTCTGGCCTGGTCTGCTGATGGCCAG ACTCTGTTTGCTGGCTACACAGACAACCTGGTGCGAGTGTGGCAGGTGACCATTGGCACCCGCTAG
- the TRIM41 gene encoding E3 ubiquitin-protein ligase TRIM41 isoform X3: MAAVAMAPNPVQTLQEEAVCAICLDYFTDPVSIGCGHNFCRVCVTQLWGGEDEEDRDELDREEEEEDGEEEEVEAVGAGGGWDTPMRDEDYEGDMEEEVEEEEEGVFWTSGMGGSNWDNMDYVWEEEDEEEDLDYYLGDMEEDLRGEDEEDEEEVLEEDEEEELDPVTPLPPPPAPRRCFTCPQCRKSFPRRSFRPNLQLANMVQVIRQMHPNPGRGSRGNEQGICPKHQEALKLFCEVDEEAICVVCRESRNHKQHSVVPLEEVVQEYKAKLQGHVEPLRKHLEAVQKMKAKEERRVTELKVVSTIPFASSQSQMKSELAAVASEFGRLTRFLAEEQAGLERRLREMHEAQLGRAGAAASRLAEQAAQLSRLLAEAQERSQQGGLRLLQDIKETFNRCEEVQLQPPEVWSPDPCQPHSHDFLTDAIVRKMSRMFCQAARVDLTLDPDTAHPALMLSPDRRGVRLAERRQEVADHSKRFSADCCVLGAQGFRSGRHYWEVEVCMGP; the protein is encoded by the exons ATGGCTGCCGTTGCCATGGCACCCAACCCTGTGCAGACCCTTCAGGAGGAGGCGGTGTGCGCCATCTGCCTCGATTACTTCACGGACCCCGTGTCCATCGGCTGCGGGCACAACTTCTGCCGAGTGTGTGTAACCCagttgtggggaggggaggatgaaGAGGACAGGGACGAGTTAGAccgggaagaagaggaggaggacggcgaggaggaggaagtggaggctGTGGGGGCCGGTGGTGGGTGGGACACCCCCATGCGGGATGAAGACTATGAGGGCGACATGGAAGAGGAGGtcgaggaggaagaggagggtgtgTTCTGGACCAGTGGCATGGGCGGGTCGAACTGGGACAACATGGACTACGtgtgggaggaggaggacgaggaggaagACCTGGACTATTACTTGGGGGACATGGAGGAGGACCTGAggggggaggatgaggaggacgaggaggaagTGCTGGAGGAGGACGAAGAAGAGGAACTAGATCCCGTCACCCCACTGCCCCCGCCTCCAGCCCCTCGGAGGTGCTTCACCTGCCCCCAATGCCGCAAGAGCTTTCCTAGGCGGAGCTTCCGCCCCAACCTGCAGCTGGCCAACATGGTCCAGGTGATTCGGCAGATGCACCCAAACCCTGGTCGAGGGAGCCGTGGGAACGAGCAGGGCATTTGTCCCAAACACCAAGAAGCCCTGAAGCTCTTCTGCGAGGTGGATGAAGAGGCCATCTGTGTGGTGTGCCGAGAATCCAGGAACCACAAACAGCACAGCGTGGTGCCATTGGAGGAGGTGGTGCAGGAGTACAAG GCCAAGCTGCAGGGGCATGTGGAACCACTGAGGAAGCACCTGGAGGCTGTGCAGAAGATGAAGGCAAAGGAGGAGAGACGGGTGACAGAGCTGAAG GTGGTATCCACCATCCCCTTTGCATCATCCCAGAGCCAGATGAAGTCAgagctggcagctgtggcctcAGAATTCGGGCGGCTGACACGGTTTCTGGCGGAAGAGCAGGCAGGGCTAGAGCGGCGCCTCCGAGAGATGCATGAAGCTCAGCTGGGGCGTGCGGGAGCAGCGGCCAGCCGCCTAGCGGAGCAGGCCGCCCAGCTGAGCCGCCTGCTGGCTGAAGCCCAGGAGCGGAGCCAGCAGGGGGGCCTACGGCTGCTCCAG GACATCAAGGAGACTTTCAATAG GTGTGAAGAGGTACAGCTGCAGCCCCCAGAGGTCTGGTCCCCTGACCCGTGTCAACCCCATAGCCATGACTTCCTGACAGACGCCATCGTGAGGAAAATGAGCCGGATGTTCTGTCAGGCTGCCCGAG TGGACCTGACGTTGGACCCTGACACGGCTCACCCAGCCCTGATGCTGTCCCCTGACCGCCGGGGGGTCCGTCTGGCAGAGCGGCGGCAGGAGGTTGCTGACCATTCCAAGCGCTTCTCGGCCGACTGCTGCGTACTGGGGGCCCAGGGCTTCCGCTCTGGCCGGCACTACTGGGAGGTAGAG GTCTGCATGGGTCCCTGA
- the TRIM41 gene encoding E3 ubiquitin-protein ligase TRIM41 isoform X2 produces the protein MAAVAMAPNPVQTLQEEAVCAICLDYFTDPVSIGCGHNFCRVCVTQLWGGEDEEDRDELDREEEEEDGEEEEVEAVGAGGGWDTPMRDEDYEGDMEEEVEEEEEGVFWTSGMGGSNWDNMDYVWEEEDEEEDLDYYLGDMEEDLRGEDEEDEEEVLEEDEEEELDPVTPLPPPPAPRRCFTCPQCRKSFPRRSFRPNLQLANMVQVIRQMHPNPGRGSRGNEQGICPKHQEALKLFCEVDEEAICVVCRESRNHKQHSVVPLEEVVQEYKAKLQGHVEPLRKHLEAVQKMKAKEERRVTELKSQMKSELAAVASEFGRLTRFLAEEQAGLERRLREMHEAQLGRAGAAASRLAEQAAQLSRLLAEAQERSQQGGLRLLQDIKETFNRCEEVQLQPPEVWSPDPCQPHSHDFLTDAIVRKMSRMFCQAARVDLTLDPDTAHPALMLSPDRRGVRLAERRQEVADHSKRFSADCCVLGAQGFRSGRHYWEVEVGGRRGWAVGAARESTHHKEKVGSGGSSVGSGDASSSRHHHRRRRLHLPQQPLLQREVWCVGTNGKRYQAQSSTEQTLLSPSEKPRRFGVYLDYEAGRLGFYNAETLAHVHTFSAAFLGERVFPFFRVLSKGTRIKLCP, from the exons ATGGCTGCCGTTGCCATGGCACCCAACCCTGTGCAGACCCTTCAGGAGGAGGCGGTGTGCGCCATCTGCCTCGATTACTTCACGGACCCCGTGTCCATCGGCTGCGGGCACAACTTCTGCCGAGTGTGTGTAACCCagttgtggggaggggaggatgaaGAGGACAGGGACGAGTTAGAccgggaagaagaggaggaggacggcgaggaggaggaagtggaggctGTGGGGGCCGGTGGTGGGTGGGACACCCCCATGCGGGATGAAGACTATGAGGGCGACATGGAAGAGGAGGtcgaggaggaagaggagggtgtgTTCTGGACCAGTGGCATGGGCGGGTCGAACTGGGACAACATGGACTACGtgtgggaggaggaggacgaggaggaagACCTGGACTATTACTTGGGGGACATGGAGGAGGACCTGAggggggaggatgaggaggacgaggaggaagTGCTGGAGGAGGACGAAGAAGAGGAACTAGATCCCGTCACCCCACTGCCCCCGCCTCCAGCCCCTCGGAGGTGCTTCACCTGCCCCCAATGCCGCAAGAGCTTTCCTAGGCGGAGCTTCCGCCCCAACCTGCAGCTGGCCAACATGGTCCAGGTGATTCGGCAGATGCACCCAAACCCTGGTCGAGGGAGCCGTGGGAACGAGCAGGGCATTTGTCCCAAACACCAAGAAGCCCTGAAGCTCTTCTGCGAGGTGGATGAAGAGGCCATCTGTGTGGTGTGCCGAGAATCCAGGAACCACAAACAGCACAGCGTGGTGCCATTGGAGGAGGTGGTGCAGGAGTACAAG GCCAAGCTGCAGGGGCATGTGGAACCACTGAGGAAGCACCTGGAGGCTGTGCAGAAGATGAAGGCAAAGGAGGAGAGACGGGTGACAGAGCTGAAG AGCCAGATGAAGTCAgagctggcagctgtggcctcAGAATTCGGGCGGCTGACACGGTTTCTGGCGGAAGAGCAGGCAGGGCTAGAGCGGCGCCTCCGAGAGATGCATGAAGCTCAGCTGGGGCGTGCGGGAGCAGCGGCCAGCCGCCTAGCGGAGCAGGCCGCCCAGCTGAGCCGCCTGCTGGCTGAAGCCCAGGAGCGGAGCCAGCAGGGGGGCCTACGGCTGCTCCAG GACATCAAGGAGACTTTCAATAG GTGTGAAGAGGTACAGCTGCAGCCCCCAGAGGTCTGGTCCCCTGACCCGTGTCAACCCCATAGCCATGACTTCCTGACAGACGCCATCGTGAGGAAAATGAGCCGGATGTTCTGTCAGGCTGCCCGAG TGGACCTGACGTTGGACCCTGACACGGCTCACCCAGCCCTGATGCTGTCCCCTGACCGCCGGGGGGTCCGTCTGGCAGAGCGGCGGCAGGAGGTTGCTGACCATTCCAAGCGCTTCTCGGCCGACTGCTGCGTACTGGGGGCCCAGGGCTTCCGCTCTGGCCGGCACTACTGGGAGGTAGAGGTGGGTGGGCGGAGGGGCTGGGCGGTGGGCGCTGCCCGTGAATCAACCCATCATAAAGAGAAGGTGGGCTCCGGGGGGTCCTCTGTGGGCAGTGGGGATGCCAGCTCCTCACGCCATCATCATCGCCGCCGGCGGCTCCACCTGCCCCAGCAACCCCTGCTCCAGCGGGAAGTGTGGTGTGTGGGCACCAATGGCAAACGCTACCAGGCACAGAGCTCGACGGAGCAGACACTGCTGAGCCCAAGTGAGAAACCTCGGCGCTTTGGCGTGTACCTGGACTATGAGGCTGGGCGCCTGGGCTTCTACAATGCGGAGACTCTGGCTCATGTGCATACCTTTTCGGCTGCCTTCCTGGGCGAGCGTGTCTTCCCTTTCTTCCGGGTGCTCTCTAAGGGCACCCGCATCAAGCTCTGCCCTTGA
- the TRIM41 gene encoding E3 ubiquitin-protein ligase TRIM41 isoform X1: MAAVAMAPNPVQTLQEEAVCAICLDYFTDPVSIGCGHNFCRVCVTQLWGGEDEEDRDELDREEEEEDGEEEEVEAVGAGGGWDTPMRDEDYEGDMEEEVEEEEEGVFWTSGMGGSNWDNMDYVWEEEDEEEDLDYYLGDMEEDLRGEDEEDEEEVLEEDEEEELDPVTPLPPPPAPRRCFTCPQCRKSFPRRSFRPNLQLANMVQVIRQMHPNPGRGSRGNEQGICPKHQEALKLFCEVDEEAICVVCRESRNHKQHSVVPLEEVVQEYKAKLQGHVEPLRKHLEAVQKMKAKEERRVTELKVVSTIPFASSQSQMKSELAAVASEFGRLTRFLAEEQAGLERRLREMHEAQLGRAGAAASRLAEQAAQLSRLLAEAQERSQQGGLRLLQDIKETFNRCEEVQLQPPEVWSPDPCQPHSHDFLTDAIVRKMSRMFCQAARVDLTLDPDTAHPALMLSPDRRGVRLAERRQEVADHSKRFSADCCVLGAQGFRSGRHYWEVEVGGRRGWAVGAARESTHHKEKVGSGGSSVGSGDASSSRHHHRRRRLHLPQQPLLQREVWCVGTNGKRYQAQSSTEQTLLSPSEKPRRFGVYLDYEAGRLGFYNAETLAHVHTFSAAFLGERVFPFFRVLSKGTRIKLCP, from the exons ATGGCTGCCGTTGCCATGGCACCCAACCCTGTGCAGACCCTTCAGGAGGAGGCGGTGTGCGCCATCTGCCTCGATTACTTCACGGACCCCGTGTCCATCGGCTGCGGGCACAACTTCTGCCGAGTGTGTGTAACCCagttgtggggaggggaggatgaaGAGGACAGGGACGAGTTAGAccgggaagaagaggaggaggacggcgaggaggaggaagtggaggctGTGGGGGCCGGTGGTGGGTGGGACACCCCCATGCGGGATGAAGACTATGAGGGCGACATGGAAGAGGAGGtcgaggaggaagaggagggtgtgTTCTGGACCAGTGGCATGGGCGGGTCGAACTGGGACAACATGGACTACGtgtgggaggaggaggacgaggaggaagACCTGGACTATTACTTGGGGGACATGGAGGAGGACCTGAggggggaggatgaggaggacgaggaggaagTGCTGGAGGAGGACGAAGAAGAGGAACTAGATCCCGTCACCCCACTGCCCCCGCCTCCAGCCCCTCGGAGGTGCTTCACCTGCCCCCAATGCCGCAAGAGCTTTCCTAGGCGGAGCTTCCGCCCCAACCTGCAGCTGGCCAACATGGTCCAGGTGATTCGGCAGATGCACCCAAACCCTGGTCGAGGGAGCCGTGGGAACGAGCAGGGCATTTGTCCCAAACACCAAGAAGCCCTGAAGCTCTTCTGCGAGGTGGATGAAGAGGCCATCTGTGTGGTGTGCCGAGAATCCAGGAACCACAAACAGCACAGCGTGGTGCCATTGGAGGAGGTGGTGCAGGAGTACAAG GCCAAGCTGCAGGGGCATGTGGAACCACTGAGGAAGCACCTGGAGGCTGTGCAGAAGATGAAGGCAAAGGAGGAGAGACGGGTGACAGAGCTGAAG GTGGTATCCACCATCCCCTTTGCATCATCCCAGAGCCAGATGAAGTCAgagctggcagctgtggcctcAGAATTCGGGCGGCTGACACGGTTTCTGGCGGAAGAGCAGGCAGGGCTAGAGCGGCGCCTCCGAGAGATGCATGAAGCTCAGCTGGGGCGTGCGGGAGCAGCGGCCAGCCGCCTAGCGGAGCAGGCCGCCCAGCTGAGCCGCCTGCTGGCTGAAGCCCAGGAGCGGAGCCAGCAGGGGGGCCTACGGCTGCTCCAG GACATCAAGGAGACTTTCAATAG GTGTGAAGAGGTACAGCTGCAGCCCCCAGAGGTCTGGTCCCCTGACCCGTGTCAACCCCATAGCCATGACTTCCTGACAGACGCCATCGTGAGGAAAATGAGCCGGATGTTCTGTCAGGCTGCCCGAG TGGACCTGACGTTGGACCCTGACACGGCTCACCCAGCCCTGATGCTGTCCCCTGACCGCCGGGGGGTCCGTCTGGCAGAGCGGCGGCAGGAGGTTGCTGACCATTCCAAGCGCTTCTCGGCCGACTGCTGCGTACTGGGGGCCCAGGGCTTCCGCTCTGGCCGGCACTACTGGGAGGTAGAGGTGGGTGGGCGGAGGGGCTGGGCGGTGGGCGCTGCCCGTGAATCAACCCATCATAAAGAGAAGGTGGGCTCCGGGGGGTCCTCTGTGGGCAGTGGGGATGCCAGCTCCTCACGCCATCATCATCGCCGCCGGCGGCTCCACCTGCCCCAGCAACCCCTGCTCCAGCGGGAAGTGTGGTGTGTGGGCACCAATGGCAAACGCTACCAGGCACAGAGCTCGACGGAGCAGACACTGCTGAGCCCAAGTGAGAAACCTCGGCGCTTTGGCGTGTACCTGGACTATGAGGCTGGGCGCCTGGGCTTCTACAATGCGGAGACTCTGGCTCATGTGCATACCTTTTCGGCTGCCTTCCTGGGCGAGCGTGTCTTCCCTTTCTTCCGGGTGCTCTCTAAGGGCACCCGCATCAAGCTCTGCCCTTGA
- the TRIM41 gene encoding E3 ubiquitin-protein ligase TRIM41 isoform X4 encodes MAAVAMAPNPVQTLQEEAVCAICLDYFTDPVSIGCGHNFCRVCVTQLWGGEDEEDRDELDREEEEEDGEEEEVEAVGAGGGWDTPMRDEDYEGDMEEEVEEEEEGVFWTSGMGGSNWDNMDYVWEEEDEEEDLDYYLGDMEEDLRGEDEEDEEEVLEEDEEEELDPVTPLPPPPAPRRCFTCPQCRKSFPRRSFRPNLQLANMVQVIRQMHPNPGRGSRGNEQGICPKHQEALKLFCEVDEEAICVVCRESRNHKQHSVVPLEEVVQEYKAKLQGHVEPLRKHLEAVQKMKAKEERRVTELKVVSTIPFASSQSQMKSELAAVASEFGRLTRFLAEEQAGLERRLREMHEAQLGRAGAAASRLAEQAAQLSRLLAEAQERSQQGGLRLLQDIKETFNRCEEVQLQPPEVWSPDPCQPHSHDFLTDAIVRKMSRMFCQAARALAYLSSLPSGPDVGP; translated from the exons ATGGCTGCCGTTGCCATGGCACCCAACCCTGTGCAGACCCTTCAGGAGGAGGCGGTGTGCGCCATCTGCCTCGATTACTTCACGGACCCCGTGTCCATCGGCTGCGGGCACAACTTCTGCCGAGTGTGTGTAACCCagttgtggggaggggaggatgaaGAGGACAGGGACGAGTTAGAccgggaagaagaggaggaggacggcgaggaggaggaagtggaggctGTGGGGGCCGGTGGTGGGTGGGACACCCCCATGCGGGATGAAGACTATGAGGGCGACATGGAAGAGGAGGtcgaggaggaagaggagggtgtgTTCTGGACCAGTGGCATGGGCGGGTCGAACTGGGACAACATGGACTACGtgtgggaggaggaggacgaggaggaagACCTGGACTATTACTTGGGGGACATGGAGGAGGACCTGAggggggaggatgaggaggacgaggaggaagTGCTGGAGGAGGACGAAGAAGAGGAACTAGATCCCGTCACCCCACTGCCCCCGCCTCCAGCCCCTCGGAGGTGCTTCACCTGCCCCCAATGCCGCAAGAGCTTTCCTAGGCGGAGCTTCCGCCCCAACCTGCAGCTGGCCAACATGGTCCAGGTGATTCGGCAGATGCACCCAAACCCTGGTCGAGGGAGCCGTGGGAACGAGCAGGGCATTTGTCCCAAACACCAAGAAGCCCTGAAGCTCTTCTGCGAGGTGGATGAAGAGGCCATCTGTGTGGTGTGCCGAGAATCCAGGAACCACAAACAGCACAGCGTGGTGCCATTGGAGGAGGTGGTGCAGGAGTACAAG GCCAAGCTGCAGGGGCATGTGGAACCACTGAGGAAGCACCTGGAGGCTGTGCAGAAGATGAAGGCAAAGGAGGAGAGACGGGTGACAGAGCTGAAG GTGGTATCCACCATCCCCTTTGCATCATCCCAGAGCCAGATGAAGTCAgagctggcagctgtggcctcAGAATTCGGGCGGCTGACACGGTTTCTGGCGGAAGAGCAGGCAGGGCTAGAGCGGCGCCTCCGAGAGATGCATGAAGCTCAGCTGGGGCGTGCGGGAGCAGCGGCCAGCCGCCTAGCGGAGCAGGCCGCCCAGCTGAGCCGCCTGCTGGCTGAAGCCCAGGAGCGGAGCCAGCAGGGGGGCCTACGGCTGCTCCAG GACATCAAGGAGACTTTCAATAG GTGTGAAGAGGTACAGCTGCAGCCCCCAGAGGTCTGGTCCCCTGACCCGTGTCAACCCCATAGCCATGACTTCCTGACAGACGCCATCGTGAGGAAAATGAGCCGGATGTTCTGTCAGGCTGCCCGAG CCCTGGCGTATTTGTCCTCCCTTCCAAGTGGACCTGACGTTGGACCCTGA
- the TRIM41 gene encoding E3 ubiquitin-protein ligase TRIM41 isoform X5, whose translation MAAVAMAPNPVQTLQEEAVCAICLDYFTDPVSIGCGHNFCRVCVTQLWGGEDEEDRDELDREEEEEDGEEEEVEAVGAGGGWDTPMRDEDYEGDMEEEVEEEEEGVFWTSGMGGSNWDNMDYVWEEEDEEEDLDYYLGDMEEDLRGEDEEDEEEVLEEDEEEELDPVTPLPPPPAPRRCFTCPQCRKSFPRRSFRPNLQLANMVQVIRQMHPNPGRGSRGNEQGICPKHQEALKLFCEVDEEAICVVCRESRNHKQHSVVPLEEVVQEYKAKLQGHVEPLRKHLEAVQKMKAKEERRVTELKVVSTIPFASSQSQMKSELAAVASEFGRLTRFLAEEQAGLERRLREMHEAQLGRAGAAASRLAEQAAQLSRLLAEAQERSQQGGLRLLQV comes from the exons ATGGCTGCCGTTGCCATGGCACCCAACCCTGTGCAGACCCTTCAGGAGGAGGCGGTGTGCGCCATCTGCCTCGATTACTTCACGGACCCCGTGTCCATCGGCTGCGGGCACAACTTCTGCCGAGTGTGTGTAACCCagttgtggggaggggaggatgaaGAGGACAGGGACGAGTTAGAccgggaagaagaggaggaggacggcgaggaggaggaagtggaggctGTGGGGGCCGGTGGTGGGTGGGACACCCCCATGCGGGATGAAGACTATGAGGGCGACATGGAAGAGGAGGtcgaggaggaagaggagggtgtgTTCTGGACCAGTGGCATGGGCGGGTCGAACTGGGACAACATGGACTACGtgtgggaggaggaggacgaggaggaagACCTGGACTATTACTTGGGGGACATGGAGGAGGACCTGAggggggaggatgaggaggacgaggaggaagTGCTGGAGGAGGACGAAGAAGAGGAACTAGATCCCGTCACCCCACTGCCCCCGCCTCCAGCCCCTCGGAGGTGCTTCACCTGCCCCCAATGCCGCAAGAGCTTTCCTAGGCGGAGCTTCCGCCCCAACCTGCAGCTGGCCAACATGGTCCAGGTGATTCGGCAGATGCACCCAAACCCTGGTCGAGGGAGCCGTGGGAACGAGCAGGGCATTTGTCCCAAACACCAAGAAGCCCTGAAGCTCTTCTGCGAGGTGGATGAAGAGGCCATCTGTGTGGTGTGCCGAGAATCCAGGAACCACAAACAGCACAGCGTGGTGCCATTGGAGGAGGTGGTGCAGGAGTACAAG GCCAAGCTGCAGGGGCATGTGGAACCACTGAGGAAGCACCTGGAGGCTGTGCAGAAGATGAAGGCAAAGGAGGAGAGACGGGTGACAGAGCTGAAG GTGGTATCCACCATCCCCTTTGCATCATCCCAGAGCCAGATGAAGTCAgagctggcagctgtggcctcAGAATTCGGGCGGCTGACACGGTTTCTGGCGGAAGAGCAGGCAGGGCTAGAGCGGCGCCTCCGAGAGATGCATGAAGCTCAGCTGGGGCGTGCGGGAGCAGCGGCCAGCCGCCTAGCGGAGCAGGCCGCCCAGCTGAGCCGCCTGCTGGCTGAAGCCCAGGAGCGGAGCCAGCAGGGGGGCCTACGGCTGCTCCAG GTGTGA